A window of the Hydrogenobacter hydrogenophilus genome harbors these coding sequences:
- the deoC gene encoding deoxyribose-phosphate aldolase: MDLSKYIDHSILKPNHTLKGLEEQVEKCKELGVYGVCINPFWVKRARALAGKSLKVCCAVSFPFGLDTKEQKVKQSLKALEDGADELDIVMNISAFKSGLLGYVAEELKALSRHTEGYTRKVIIETAYLTTDEIKRALELVIDAGMEFVKTSTGYAPEGAKEEDVELLVKLSKGQIKVKASGGIKTKEQAQRFLKIGAERIGTSHTFEILK, encoded by the coding sequence GTGGATCTAAGCAAATATATAGACCATTCCATACTGAAACCTAACCATACTCTCAAGGGCCTTGAAGAGCAAGTAGAAAAGTGCAAAGAGCTGGGAGTCTACGGAGTCTGTATTAACCCTTTCTGGGTAAAAAGGGCAAGAGCTTTAGCGGGCAAGAGTCTAAAAGTCTGTTGTGCGGTTTCCTTTCCCTTCGGGCTTGATACAAAAGAGCAAAAGGTAAAGCAGTCTCTGAAAGCTTTGGAGGACGGAGCGGACGAGCTTGACATAGTTATGAACATATCTGCCTTCAAGAGCGGACTTTTGGGATATGTAGCTGAGGAACTAAAAGCACTAAGTAGGCATACAGAAGGATACACGAGAAAAGTTATAATAGAAACAGCCTATCTTACCACAGATGAGATAAAAAGAGCGTTGGAGCTTGTAATAGATGCAGGTATGGAGTTTGTTAAAACCTCTACGGGATACGCTCCTGAAGGTGCAAAGGAAGAGGATGTTGAGCTTTTAGTGAAGCTATCAAAAGGACAGATTAAAGTAAAAGCATCCGGAGGCATCAAGACCAAGGAGCAAGCGCAAAGGTTTCTGAAAATAGGAGCAGAAAGAATAGGCACCAGCCACACCTTTGAGATACTAAAATAA
- a CDS encoding NAD(P)/FAD-dependent oxidoreductase: MHQLIIVGGGPAGISASIYASRKKMDFLLITREVGGQVIKAGEIENYLGYAMVDGIAFVEKMIQQMEKLGVKPILDEVIKVERKNEGFKLKTLSGKEYEAKTVLFCTGAEHRKLNVPGEKEYTGRGVSYCYTCDAPFFKDKKVVVVGGGNSGFEAVEQLLNYASQIYIVEISDRFIADEVLRDKVLGNSKVVPLLKHRVLQIDGDGKEVKRVILEDMQKGETYTIDVEGVFVEIGLKPNSELAKELGVLTTNRGEIIIIDCNNRTSEKGIYAAGDCTNIFAKQIITAAGEGAKALLSIYHDLTYGVSSWI, from the coding sequence ATGCACCAGCTTATTATAGTGGGTGGTGGACCTGCGGGTATATCCGCAAGCATATACGCTTCAAGGAAAAAGATGGATTTTCTTTTAATAACGCGCGAAGTGGGAGGGCAGGTGATAAAAGCGGGAGAAATAGAAAACTACCTTGGGTACGCTATGGTGGATGGAATAGCCTTTGTGGAGAAGATGATACAGCAGATGGAAAAACTCGGTGTAAAACCCATATTAGATGAAGTTATTAAAGTAGAAAGAAAAAATGAGGGTTTTAAACTCAAGACGCTCTCTGGCAAGGAGTACGAAGCAAAAACCGTGCTTTTCTGTACAGGAGCTGAGCACAGAAAACTAAATGTTCCGGGCGAAAAAGAGTACACAGGAAGGGGCGTGTCTTACTGCTATACATGCGATGCTCCGTTTTTTAAGGATAAAAAGGTGGTTGTGGTAGGTGGTGGAAATTCTGGTTTTGAGGCGGTAGAGCAGTTGCTCAATTACGCTTCGCAGATATACATAGTGGAAATATCCGATAGGTTTATTGCAGATGAAGTACTCAGAGATAAAGTACTCGGAAATTCAAAGGTTGTGCCTCTTCTCAAACACAGGGTACTACAGATAGATGGAGATGGAAAAGAGGTCAAAAGGGTTATCTTGGAAGATATGCAAAAAGGTGAAACTTATACTATTGATGTGGAAGGAGTGTTTGTGGAGATTGGTTTAAAGCCTAACTCAGAACTTGCTAAAGAACTTGGCGTTTTAACTACAAACAGAGGAGAAATAATAATAATAGATTGCAACAACAGGACTTCAGAGAAAGGCATTTACGCTGCTGGAGATTGCACCAACATATTTGCTAAGCAGATCATAACAGCTGCAGGAGAGGGTGCAAAGGCTCTGCTTTCCATATACCACGATCTTACTTACGGGGTGAGCTCGTGGATCTAA
- a CDS encoding porin: MKKGKILSSGLLMACLFAPEFAHAIRLSGPAEEQYLDINFLMQLWFRHQNISSTNRPNFVNASDRDDVFFRRVRLRFFGSASPWFKFNLVLRDNDFGRDPYDAPFGGQPTHSKRQSNRNTGYFHEFDAILVPSAMMDTKGITFDLHLGYPRVPLGREQFQRAYDNLDLDRTNASLRWAHLAIGDVTGRAFGGYAHIRASNKGSGYSKITLDGFVGAFGGFKNVKNPWDESVVGVSTGTPLCGYTSPNPAIATCLSKARGNSSNNFLYTFRATVQFGEPEGKPAIYNWLYRDTYLGKRKGITLGVSYAFQNKISQHIITDTQGISPGFLGNGAPSNGAGTVNVRIPYLLLPNPIGVSSPTVSDSLLNNKVDMKFYGADIAWHHGPISFVAEVGQVKFSKLLLTDGVNNPYPGRSIKNDFWLVKAGYMINPNAVHKFEPYISYSEYKPQIVQVGSGANARLYGDATNFVGANQLTAGQDRSSLGKIKQVGIGINYYYKSENFRWTLEYTRFDEQRNKINNDAVTLQFQWIF, translated from the coding sequence ATGAAAAAGGGAAAAATTTTAAGCTCAGGGCTTTTGATGGCTTGCCTTTTTGCTCCCGAATTTGCACATGCTATAAGACTCTCTGGTCCCGCAGAGGAACAATACCTTGACATTAACTTCCTAATGCAACTTTGGTTCAGACACCAAAACATAAGTTCCACAAACAGGCCTAACTTTGTAAACGCGAGCGACAGGGACGATGTATTCTTCAGAAGGGTGAGGCTAAGGTTTTTTGGCAGTGCTTCTCCTTGGTTCAAGTTCAACTTGGTTTTAAGGGATAACGACTTTGGGAGAGATCCATACGATGCACCCTTTGGTGGACAGCCAACACACTCCAAAAGGCAGAGCAACAGAAACACTGGTTATTTCCATGAGTTTGATGCGATACTTGTTCCAAGCGCTATGATGGATACAAAAGGAATAACTTTTGACCTGCATTTGGGTTATCCGAGAGTACCTTTGGGAAGAGAGCAGTTTCAGAGAGCCTACGATAACTTGGATTTAGACAGGACAAACGCTTCTTTGAGGTGGGCGCATTTAGCGATAGGAGATGTGACAGGTAGAGCCTTTGGTGGTTATGCACATATAAGAGCTTCTAACAAGGGTAGTGGTTATTCTAAGATCACCCTTGACGGTTTTGTGGGTGCTTTCGGAGGCTTTAAAAATGTTAAAAACCCGTGGGATGAATCCGTTGTAGGTGTAAGTACAGGTACTCCTTTGTGTGGGTATACATCCCCTAATCCCGCAATAGCTACTTGCCTTTCCAAAGCAAGAGGTAATTCTTCTAACAACTTTCTGTACACTTTTAGGGCAACGGTGCAGTTTGGAGAGCCAGAAGGCAAACCAGCCATATACAACTGGCTTTACAGGGATACATACCTCGGAAAGAGGAAGGGCATTACCTTAGGTGTTTCTTACGCTTTTCAGAATAAAATAAGCCAACATATAATTACGGACACTCAGGGTATATCCCCCGGATTTCTTGGAAACGGAGCTCCTTCAAACGGTGCGGGGACAGTAAATGTGAGAATACCCTACCTTCTCTTACCCAATCCTATAGGTGTAAGTAGTCCTACTGTATCTGACAGTCTTTTGAATAACAAGGTGGACATGAAGTTTTACGGTGCGGACATAGCGTGGCATCACGGACCCATCTCCTTTGTGGCTGAGGTAGGTCAGGTGAAGTTTAGCAAACTCCTCCTTACGGACGGTGTCAACAACCCGTATCCTGGAAGGAGTATAAAGAACGACTTTTGGCTTGTTAAAGCTGGCTATATGATAAACCCTAATGCGGTGCATAAGTTTGAACCTTACATTAGCTACTCAGAGTACAAACCCCAGATAGTTCAGGTAGGTAGCGGTGCAAACGCAAGACTGTATGGAGACGCTACCAACTTTGTAGGTGCCAACCAACTCACAGCGGGTCAAGACAGGTCAAGCCTTGGGAAGATAAAACAGGTAGGCATAGGAATAAACTACTACTACAAGAGTGAGAACTTCAGGTGGACTTTAGAGTACACAAGGTTTGACGAGCAGAGGAACAAGATAAACAACGATGCGGTGACCCTACAGTTTCAGTGGATCTTTTAG
- a CDS encoding MlaD family protein, protein MKLSTEFKVGAFVVAVSLAFAFLVLTFGEIPFFKPGVKVYKVYFDNVGGLSKGAEVRVAGIKSGKVRSVELKDGRVEVVFEIDKDIQLYKDASAQIGTLGLMGDKYLSINPGDPSSGVLSEGSAIPKTYSYADTDRMVKELTNASEAIRLMVENFHMILAENREDIRRIVQNLELLSDTLSKISIENRENLRQTIANLNMLVANLNRTLPSAIASVDRLAQDVDKLTVENRQDLRQTVENLKELTYGLKGTLPELAKNLNELSNNLNAVVLENRQNLKTTTSNLAEATENLHRILARIEKGEGTLGKLVKDEELYRNINFATKTFAKAGEVADKANLYIGFRAELYKAGDSKGILSIALQPDEQKYYLLEVVGNSRGRVYREEILPNQTVVKKEFKPQFTLQYARIFPIMGDKSLVLRGGLKESTGGIGADLVYNEKITFTSDLWDFGRRDRPQDRNLKPNLQVGVNYKVSGPLFVRFGADDLLNSKLRGAFGGVGLLFTDNDLKYLIGTLKIPF, encoded by the coding sequence ATGAAACTGTCCACAGAATTTAAGGTAGGTGCTTTTGTAGTTGCTGTATCCCTTGCTTTTGCATTTCTTGTACTCACTTTTGGAGAGATTCCCTTTTTCAAACCCGGCGTAAAGGTTTATAAAGTTTATTTTGACAATGTGGGTGGACTATCAAAAGGTGCGGAGGTGAGGGTTGCCGGAATAAAGAGTGGAAAGGTGCGTAGCGTAGAGTTAAAAGACGGAAGAGTAGAAGTAGTGTTTGAAATAGATAAGGATATACAGCTCTACAAAGATGCGAGCGCCCAGATAGGCACACTGGGGCTTATGGGAGACAAGTACTTATCTATAAACCCTGGTGATCCCTCCTCTGGTGTGCTTTCTGAGGGTTCTGCCATACCCAAAACTTACAGTTATGCAGACACAGATAGAATGGTAAAGGAGCTTACCAACGCTTCTGAGGCTATCAGGCTCATGGTAGAAAACTTTCATATGATTCTTGCGGAGAACAGAGAGGACATAAGAAGAATAGTTCAAAACCTTGAACTGCTCTCGGACACCCTAAGCAAGATCTCTATAGAAAACAGAGAGAACCTCAGGCAGACCATAGCGAACCTCAATATGCTGGTGGCAAACCTAAACAGGACCCTACCTTCCGCCATAGCGTCTGTGGACAGATTGGCTCAAGATGTGGATAAACTGACAGTTGAAAACAGGCAGGATCTGAGACAAACCGTTGAAAACCTAAAAGAACTTACATACGGACTTAAAGGAACACTCCCTGAGCTTGCCAAAAACCTTAACGAGCTTTCTAATAACCTCAATGCGGTTGTGTTAGAAAACAGGCAGAATCTCAAAACAACCACTTCAAACCTTGCGGAAGCCACAGAGAACCTTCACAGAATCCTTGCAAGAATAGAAAAAGGCGAAGGCACGTTGGGTAAGCTGGTCAAAGACGAAGAGCTATACAGAAATATAAACTTTGCTACCAAAACCTTTGCCAAAGCAGGAGAAGTAGCGGACAAAGCTAACCTTTACATAGGCTTTAGAGCAGAGCTTTACAAGGCGGGTGATTCAAAGGGAATCCTAAGTATAGCCTTGCAACCTGATGAACAAAAGTATTACCTTCTTGAGGTGGTGGGAAACTCAAGAGGTAGAGTTTATAGAGAAGAGATCCTTCCTAACCAGACTGTAGTAAAAAAGGAATTCAAACCACAGTTTACACTGCAATATGCAAGAATATTCCCCATAATGGGAGACAAAAGCTTGGTGCTCAGGGGTGGACTAAAGGAATCCACTGGGGGTATTGGTGCGGACCTCGTTTACAACGAGAAAATTACCTTCACCTCTGACCTGTGGGATTTTGGAAGACGCGATAGACCCCAAGATAGAAACCTCAAGCCTAACCTTCAAGTGGGTGTAAACTACAAAGTGAGCGGACCACTCTTTGTGCGCTTTGGGGCAGATGACCTTTTGAATTCCAAGCTGAGAGGTGCTTTTGGTGGTGTAGGACTCTTATTTACAGACAACGACCTTAAATACCTAATTGGTACTTTGAAGATACCTTTTTAA
- a CDS encoding SDH family Clp fold serine proteinase gives MEQPYFNPIAYIFNLFWILLLILFVVLPVWRRFLLDKAREAIIEKLERKRGSRVITLIHRQESLALLGVPIFRFINIEDSEQVLRAIRMTPEDMPIDLIIHTPGGLALAATQIANALSRHKAPVRVIVPHYAMSGGTLIALAADEIIMDHNAVLGPVDPQLGQMPAASILKVLELKNINEIDDQTLILADVAKKAIDQMVEYLVNLLKNNGMEENKAKTIAQELATGKYTHDYPLSVEKLKEIGLNVSTDVPEEVYALMELFPQPMGSQVPSVQYIPVPYKTHGVK, from the coding sequence ATGGAACAACCCTACTTTAATCCAATAGCGTACATTTTTAATCTCTTCTGGATTTTACTTCTCATACTTTTCGTAGTTCTACCCGTATGGAGGAGGTTTTTGCTGGATAAAGCCAGAGAAGCCATAATAGAAAAGCTTGAAAGGAAAAGAGGAAGTAGGGTTATAACTCTAATACACAGACAAGAAAGTCTTGCGCTACTGGGTGTCCCCATATTTAGGTTTATAAACATAGAGGACTCGGAACAGGTCCTAAGAGCCATAAGAATGACTCCGGAGGACATGCCCATAGACCTCATCATACACACGCCCGGTGGTCTTGCTCTTGCCGCTACGCAGATAGCTAATGCCCTTTCAAGACACAAGGCTCCTGTAAGAGTAATAGTACCTCACTATGCCATGTCTGGTGGTACCCTTATAGCCCTTGCTGCTGATGAGATCATTATGGATCACAATGCAGTGCTTGGTCCCGTTGACCCACAGCTGGGACAGATGCCTGCTGCATCTATACTTAAGGTGCTTGAGCTCAAAAACATCAACGAGATAGACGATCAAACCCTTATACTGGCTGATGTGGCTAAAAAAGCTATAGATCAAATGGTGGAATACCTCGTGAATCTTTTAAAAAATAACGGTATGGAAGAGAACAAGGCAAAAACTATAGCTCAAGAGCTTGCCACAGGCAAGTACACTCACGATTATCCTCTAAGTGTGGAAAAGCTCAAAGAGATAGGACTTAATGTAAGCACAGATGTGCCAGAAGAAGTGTACGCTCTTATGGAGCTCTTCCCACAACCTATGGGCTCCCAAGTGCCTTCCGTTCAATACATACCTGTGCCTTACAAAACTCACGGTGTGAAGTGA
- a CDS encoding Ppx/GppA phosphatase family protein translates to MKVAVIDIGSYSCRLSIGNIQDGLEIIYEEGNITALSEGVKSSGLLQKEKMEYTLGVLKDYINKAKEFKVDSIVAVGTQALRIAKNTQEFISMVKESLGLEVKVISPEEEGRYAFLAVGYSLRPEGKFCIIDQGGGSTEYVCGQDLLPEKVASLPFGIVNLTEEFIHNDPPLNYELESLKNFLDEQIKEVKEDCQTLVGLGGTITTIAAIEYGVFPYKGHMVHGKRLSLDSVMFWLETLSSMKEEQRIKSFPQIEPKRAKVIIPGIIIFYRSMVLFGKKEILVSDWGLKEGIIVDEYLKRKKEKEKGGE, encoded by the coding sequence TTGAAGGTAGCAGTCATAGATATAGGCTCTTACTCTTGCAGGCTCAGTATAGGGAACATACAAGATGGGCTTGAGATTATCTACGAAGAAGGCAATATAACCGCTCTAAGTGAAGGAGTCAAAAGCTCCGGGCTTTTACAGAAAGAGAAAATGGAGTATACCCTCGGCGTGCTAAAAGATTACATAAATAAAGCCAAAGAGTTTAAAGTGGATAGCATAGTTGCTGTAGGCACACAGGCTCTTAGGATAGCAAAAAACACTCAAGAGTTTATTAGCATGGTAAAAGAGAGCCTTGGCTTAGAAGTAAAGGTAATCAGCCCAGAAGAAGAAGGTAGATACGCCTTTCTTGCAGTAGGATACTCTTTAAGACCCGAAGGTAAGTTCTGCATAATAGACCAAGGAGGGGGATCAACAGAGTATGTGTGCGGTCAGGACCTTCTACCAGAAAAAGTAGCCTCCTTACCTTTTGGTATAGTGAACTTAACGGAAGAGTTTATACATAACGACCCTCCTCTTAACTACGAACTTGAGTCTCTTAAGAACTTTTTAGACGAGCAGATAAAGGAAGTAAAAGAAGACTGCCAAACTTTGGTAGGTTTGGGAGGCACTATAACCACCATTGCAGCTATAGAATACGGAGTTTTTCCATACAAAGGTCATATGGTGCATGGCAAAAGGCTCAGCCTTGATAGTGTCATGTTCTGGCTTGAGACCCTAAGTTCCATGAAAGAAGAGCAAAGGATAAAGAGCTTCCCTCAGATAGAGCCAAAGAGGGCAAAGGTCATTATCCCGGGAATAATCATATTTTACAGGAGCATGGTGTTGTTTGGAAAGAAGGAGATACTCGTGAGTGATTGGGGACTAAAGGAAGGCATAATCGTTGATGAGTATTTAAAAAGAAAAAAAGAGAAAGAAAAGGGAGGTGAGTAG
- the uppS gene encoding polyprenyl diphosphate synthase encodes MTSLKIPKHIAVIMDGNGRWAKERGLPRIRGHYEGVKRAEELVDTCLQLSVKYLTLFTFSTENWKRPKEEVRALFELFESYFKKRKEDLIKKGVRLKFIGRRDRLSKRLVQLMEELEEDSKECNKLTACIAIDYGGRDDILRAVKKAICAGLSDVDEITFSNLLDLGGLPDPDLLIRTGGEKRISNFLLWNLAYTELYFTETYWPDFDRAELLKAIEDYSRRVRKFGAVLQE; translated from the coding sequence ATGACCTCTCTGAAAATACCCAAACACATTGCGGTTATAATGGATGGGAACGGAAGATGGGCAAAGGAGAGAGGGCTTCCAAGAATAAGGGGACACTACGAGGGTGTAAAAAGGGCGGAGGAGCTTGTAGATACATGCTTACAGCTTAGTGTTAAGTATTTAACCCTCTTTACCTTTTCAACGGAAAACTGGAAAAGACCTAAGGAAGAAGTGAGGGCACTTTTTGAACTTTTTGAGTCTTACTTTAAAAAAAGAAAAGAGGACCTCATAAAAAAGGGCGTTAGACTAAAGTTTATAGGGAGGAGAGATAGATTATCAAAAAGACTCGTCCAACTTATGGAAGAGTTAGAAGAGGACAGCAAAGAGTGTAATAAGCTAACTGCCTGTATAGCCATTGATTACGGAGGTAGGGATGACATTTTAAGGGCTGTAAAGAAAGCCATATGTGCTGGATTGAGTGATGTTGATGAAATTACCTTTTCAAACTTACTTGACTTAGGTGGTCTGCCAGACCCAGACCTTCTTATAAGAACAGGAGGAGAAAAGAGAATATCCAACTTCCTTCTGTGGAATTTAGCCTATACAGAGCTCTACTTTACAGAGACTTACTGGCCTGATTTTGACAGAGCAGAGCTTCTAAAAGCCATAGAGGACTACTCAAGGAGGGTGAGAAAGTTTGGAGCGGTTCTACAAGAGTAG
- a CDS encoding phosphatidate cytidylyltransferase: MERFYKSREVVGLTVGLVSIGVAFSPSYVFLFAVAFLSLVIAWEVSKALMFYLNPLIAVLVFLVACIHTGVGIVLSAFFSLVIGYRSWNMEDFLKALFVLIYAGVLPSYLYSIKVIDSYQLLKLLIFVWVVDISSYYVGKNFGKHAFFPKLSPKKTWEGFIGGFVGGITFLYFASDIPVIYGCFLVLCAVIGDLFKSFIKRQVGIKDFSGVLGEHGGFTDRFDSLLFTAPVYLALVNHLVSQIQSFG; the protein is encoded by the coding sequence TTGGAGCGGTTCTACAAGAGTAGGGAGGTTGTAGGACTTACTGTAGGTCTTGTTTCTATAGGGGTGGCATTCTCACCTTCTTATGTTTTTCTTTTTGCGGTAGCCTTTTTGTCCCTTGTCATCGCTTGGGAGGTATCAAAAGCTCTTATGTTTTATCTTAATCCTTTAATTGCAGTTTTGGTATTTTTAGTTGCCTGTATCCATACTGGTGTTGGTATAGTCCTTTCTGCCTTTTTCTCCCTAGTCATAGGCTACAGAAGTTGGAACATGGAGGACTTCCTGAAAGCTCTTTTTGTTCTTATATACGCAGGAGTTTTACCATCCTACCTTTATAGCATCAAAGTAATAGACAGCTACCAACTTTTAAAGCTTTTGATCTTTGTGTGGGTTGTGGATATATCTTCCTACTATGTGGGAAAAAACTTTGGTAAACACGCCTTCTTTCCTAAGCTTTCACCTAAAAAAACTTGGGAGGGCTTTATTGGTGGTTTTGTAGGTGGTATAACTTTTTTATATTTTGCTTCAGATATTCCTGTAATCTATGGGTGTTTTTTGGTTCTTTGTGCTGTGATTGGTGATCTTTTTAAAAGCTTTATAAAGAGACAGGTAGGAATAAAGGATTTTTCTGGAGTGCTCGGAGAACATGGTGGTTTTACAGACAGATTTGACTCTTTACTCTTTACCGCTCCTGTTTACTTGGCTCTTGTGAACCACCTCGTATCACAGATACAGAGCTTCGGGTGA
- a CDS encoding Crp/Fnr family transcriptional regulator, which translates to MAKEAIREREDMHIKLDMLKNIHLFEGLGEEELKEAIKYMQVKEFRRNEYIFFEEEAEPGIYILIEGLIKLLKETQDARIVIVRLVYPGDVFGWIEWGKKAPKNTYTAKSMTESKALYISNKDFINLAIKHPAVAIKMTCEATANLIQTYETIKSIAGGKVEERIAKVLLEIADRIGKKYDDTIIIEAPLTRLDIAEMTGTTVETTIRVMSKWKKQGIINTERGYIEIIKRRELEKLVI; encoded by the coding sequence ATGGCAAAAGAGGCTATTAGAGAAAGGGAAGATATGCACATAAAGTTGGATATGCTCAAAAACATACACCTTTTTGAAGGTTTAGGAGAAGAGGAGCTAAAAGAGGCTATAAAGTATATGCAAGTCAAAGAGTTTAGACGAAATGAGTACATATTTTTTGAAGAGGAAGCGGAACCCGGTATATACATACTCATAGAGGGACTCATAAAGCTTTTGAAGGAGACGCAAGATGCACGTATAGTGATAGTTAGGCTCGTGTATCCTGGGGATGTGTTTGGGTGGATAGAGTGGGGTAAAAAGGCTCCTAAAAACACATACACAGCCAAGTCTATGACAGAATCCAAAGCTCTTTACATTTCCAACAAGGACTTTATAAACCTTGCTATAAAACACCCTGCAGTAGCCATAAAAATGACCTGTGAGGCAACAGCAAACCTCATACAGACCTACGAAACCATAAAGAGCATAGCGGGAGGAAAAGTGGAAGAGAGGATCGCAAAGGTGCTTTTGGAGATAGCGGACAGAATAGGTAAAAAGTACGATGACACCATAATAATAGAAGCACCTTTAACAAGGCTTGACATAGCGGAAATGACGGGCACTACAGTGGAGACCACCATAAGAGTCATGAGTAAGTGGAAAAAGCAGGGTATTATAAACACAGAGAGGGGATACATAGAGATAATAAAAAGAAGGGAGTTAGAAAAGTTGGTAATTTAG
- a CDS encoding aminopeptidase produces MYEDHIYRLYKVNMDLKQGESLLLLVDDEKDYLVELLEEFLEVAKGITAKVRYVLYASLKSHGKEPPEEVWRATFGGKAIDLLKEKGFLEKLLNKEAYPEQEVINIIKEHAQDVPQVVIAFPYYSTTHTFYRKLLTEVFGARYASMPLFDPDMFEGPMNVDWNLVSRLSSDVADILTEAEWAIVKGEEGTSVEFSLQDRKAIADTGLFHTRGDFGNLPAGEAFIAPLETSAYGKLVITYGPDRRLERPISLKFKDGAVEEIEGFEPYRYTLEDVFKKYENARFIAEFGVGTNPGAKRVDNVLEAEKILGTIHIAIGDNHTFGGINRVPFHTDYVVFKPEVIVGGKGWQKRLLEKGKICT; encoded by the coding sequence ATGTACGAAGATCATATATACAGGCTCTATAAGGTGAATATGGACCTAAAACAGGGCGAGAGTCTGCTTTTACTTGTAGATGATGAAAAGGATTACTTAGTGGAGCTTTTAGAAGAGTTCTTGGAGGTTGCCAAAGGAATCACCGCAAAGGTGAGGTATGTTCTTTATGCATCCCTTAAGTCTCACGGTAAAGAACCACCAGAAGAGGTATGGAGAGCCACCTTTGGGGGAAAGGCAATAGACCTTTTAAAAGAAAAGGGATTTTTGGAAAAACTGCTTAACAAAGAAGCTTACCCAGAACAAGAAGTGATAAACATCATCAAGGAACATGCGCAAGATGTCCCTCAAGTTGTGATAGCATTTCCTTATTATTCCACTACCCACACCTTTTACAGAAAGCTTCTTACAGAGGTGTTTGGAGCGCGCTACGCATCTATGCCTCTCTTTGACCCTGACATGTTTGAAGGTCCCATGAATGTAGATTGGAACTTAGTAAGCAGATTAAGTAGCGATGTGGCAGACATACTAACGGAAGCAGAGTGGGCCATCGTAAAAGGTGAGGAAGGCACAAGCGTAGAGTTCTCCCTTCAAGATAGGAAAGCCATAGCGGATACGGGACTATTTCACACAAGGGGTGATTTTGGAAACCTTCCCGCAGGAGAAGCATTTATTGCACCTTTGGAAACATCAGCTTACGGAAAGCTCGTGATCACTTACGGTCCTGACAGAAGGTTAGAAAGACCCATCAGTCTTAAGTTTAAAGATGGTGCTGTGGAAGAGATAGAAGGTTTTGAGCCATACAGATACACCCTTGAGGATGTGTTTAAAAAGTACGAAAATGCAAGGTTCATAGCGGAGTTTGGTGTAGGTACAAACCCAGGAGCTAAAAGGGTGGACAATGTGTTAGAAGCAGAAAAAATACTTGGTACTATTCACATAGCCATAGGAGATAACCACACCTTTGGTGGTATTAACAGAGTACCCTTTCACACGGATTATGTAGTTTTTAAACCAGAAGTTATAGTAGGAGGTAAAGGATGGCAAAAGAGGCTATTAGAGAAAGGGAAGATATGCACATAA
- a CDS encoding DsrE family protein, translating into MDRRSFFKIGVLMGFIPILNKLAHSAPAKINPSDLKKDTPIAVVYHCDFPQEARFSAMLSNIGNHLSVYDNDPFKIKIVVVAHGPGVKFFMKDLSGSPWENEPINISELARREKDLTLYGVEYYICNITLTRLRLNPDKLHEFTKIVPSGVGAIGELQSKGFAYIKVQ; encoded by the coding sequence ATGGACAGAAGAAGCTTCTTTAAGATTGGGGTTTTGATGGGGTTTATTCCCATATTGAATAAGTTAGCTCATTCAGCACCTGCTAAGATCAATCCCAGTGATTTAAAAAAAGACACACCTATAGCGGTTGTTTACCACTGTGACTTTCCACAGGAGGCACGTTTTAGTGCCATGCTTAGCAACATAGGTAATCACCTATCTGTGTATGATAACGATCCCTTCAAGATAAAGATAGTTGTTGTGGCACACGGTCCTGGTGTGAAGTTCTTCATGAAGGATCTTTCGGGAAGCCCTTGGGAAAACGAGCCCATAAACATTTCGGAACTTGCAAGAAGGGAAAAGGACCTGACGCTTTACGGCGTTGAGTACTACATATGCAACATAACGCTAACACGCTTAAGACTAAATCCAGACAAGCTTCACGAGTTTACTAAGATAGTACCCTCAGGTGTGGGTGCTATAGGAGAGCTTCAGTCAAAGGGTTTTGCGTACATAAAAGTTCAGTAA